The region CAATTAATATTTCAGGTGGTTTTTCTGCTTTGCCAATCACTCTTCTGTTTAACGCCTATGCAAATGAAACAAGAACAAGTTTGATGAATATTAAAGGGTCAATCACTTCAGATCCTTATGATTATCTGTTAACAAAAGGTCAACTGCCGTTTTCATTCAAACAGATTTTTTATGAGATAAAATTAGCTACCGAGTTAATGATCAAATCAAATTCTGCAATCAAAACAATCGGAGTAAGCGGAACAGCATTTAATGATTCAGGTGCAAATGCTGTTCAGGAACTAGCCTTTACTCTTGCATCAGCAGTTGATTACTTAAATGAAATGACTTCTCAAGGATTAAATGCTGATGATGTTGCAAAGAGAATTAAATTTACTTTCAATATCGGTTCGTTTTATTTTATGGAAGCTGCAAAACTCCGTGCAGCAAGAATGCTTTGGAGTAAGATTCTTGAAGCATTCGGCGTTACTGAAGACAATCGTAAAATGTTCATACATTGTAAAGCATCTGGGTTTAATCAAACCTATTTTGATCCTTATGTAAATATGCTTCGCACAACAACCGAAGCTTTTTCTGCAATTGTTGGCGGTGCAGATTCAATTCATACAAATCCTTATGATGAATCGTTTAATCCGTCAGACAATTTTTCAAGAAGAATTGCGCGTAACACTCAGATAGTTTTAAAAGAAGAATCACACCTCGATCAGGTTATTGATCCTGCCGGCGGTTCTTATTTTGTTGAAAAACTAACCGATGATATTGCTGAAGCTGCATGGAAATTATTCCAAACGGTAGAAGAAAAAGGCGGAATGTTAGAAGCTATTAGATCTGGTTTTGTGCAGGAAGAAATAAACAAAGTTGCTGAAGCAAGAAAAAAAGATTTTGCAAAACGGAAATCTGTTCTTGTCGGAACAAATATGTATGCAAATCCAAAAGAAAAAGCAGTAGAAATAAAAAAGATTGATTACGATGCGATTTATAAAAAACGGGTTGAATATATCCAGAAATTCAGAATTACAGGTGAAGATAAAAAGCATAAAAGTATTTTGAATAAACTGCAAAAGATAGCTGATACAAAATCTTTTGACATGATTGAAGATGCTGTGGATGCTTTTATTGAAGGTGCTTCAATTGGTGAAGTTTCAAAATCAATTCGTGCCTCTGCCGAAAAAGGAATTTCAGTTAAGCCTTTAAAACTATTCCGGCTTGCAGAGATGTTTGAAGATGTAAAACTATCTGCCGAAAATTATAAATTAATAAACGGCAGTAAACCTAAAATATTTTTAGCAACGATGGGTCCGTTAAAACAATTTAAAGCACGCGCAGATTTTTCAAGAGCATTTTTTGAAGTAGGTGGATTTGAAATTGTTTATCCTAAAGGATTTAGTACAACCGATGAAGCTGTAAATGCAGCGATTGATTCAAAAGCTCAGGCTGTAGTTATCTGCTCAACCGATGATACATATCCTGAACTCGTTCCGCCTATCGTAAAAGGAATAAAAGAAAAATCAAAAAATGTTGCTGTGATACTTGCCGGTTATCCTAAAGATCAGGTTGAAGAACATAAAAAATCCGGAGTTGATGATTTTATTTATCTCGGCGCAGATGCGCATTTAATTTTAAGTAGTTTATTAAAAAGAATAACACAATAGAACGCGGATGACACAGATATTACGGATCTTCAC is a window of Ignavibacterium sp. DNA encoding:
- a CDS encoding methylmalonyl-CoA mutase family protein; protein product: MSQEVKLDEKLNLKKDFPVSSFDEWKKQVEQDLKGESFEKKLITKTYEGIDLQPIYTSNDIKDLPQLNSLPGFDNYLRGSFAAGFNGRDWEISQEFNQALPEEINDALIHDLKRGLNSVNILLDNPTQLGLDADQSKSGEVGKDGLSISGVRKMLVLFKDIDLTNQPINISGGFSALPITLLFNAYANETRTSLMNIKGSITSDPYDYLLTKGQLPFSFKQIFYEIKLATELMIKSNSAIKTIGVSGTAFNDSGANAVQELAFTLASAVDYLNEMTSQGLNADDVAKRIKFTFNIGSFYFMEAAKLRAARMLWSKILEAFGVTEDNRKMFIHCKASGFNQTYFDPYVNMLRTTTEAFSAIVGGADSIHTNPYDESFNPSDNFSRRIARNTQIVLKEESHLDQVIDPAGGSYFVEKLTDDIAEAAWKLFQTVEEKGGMLEAIRSGFVQEEINKVAEARKKDFAKRKSVLVGTNMYANPKEKAVEIKKIDYDAIYKKRVEYIQKFRITGEDKKHKSILNKLQKIADTKSFDMIEDAVDAFIEGASIGEVSKSIRASAEKGISVKPLKLFRLAEMFEDVKLSAENYKLINGSKPKIFLATMGPLKQFKARADFSRAFFEVGGFEIVYPKGFSTTDEAVNAAIDSKAQAVVICSTDDTYPELVPPIVKGIKEKSKNVAVILAGYPKDQVEEHKKSGVDDFIYLGADAHLILSSLLKRITQ